One segment of Acidimicrobiales bacterium DNA contains the following:
- a CDS encoding DNA recombination protein RmuC, which produces METVLVLVAVFSVLIAVVTVVWATRRPAPVGEVEPSAPLLDAAALVAQIGAEVRAQVGTQVAETAASALKHNNDQFLTLATERMGAVHEQTKGLLDPFSEQMRKLGETVGNLQTSHEKEKGAVGALTLQLGRQMTELQSTTTTLTEALRSSSARGAWGENQLRNVIELSGMEPYCDFTEQVTAENRAGERIRPDVKVRLPNGAQLFVDAKVPLDAYLRAQEATDPAVVETELKAHAKALEAHVGALAGKKYWEADGEPSPEFVVLFVPGESFLADALRAEPGLLQKAMNQRVLLASPVNLLALLWAVAGGWQQARLAENARDIAELGTELYDRVGTLLDHVDKTGRGLGTAIGAYNKLVGSIDDRLLPTMRKFPELGVGSDALSSPPDIEVAPRDLRAGELPSAVEGAGGDETRV; this is translated from the coding sequence ATGGAAACCGTGCTGGTCCTCGTTGCCGTCTTCTCCGTTCTCATCGCGGTCGTGACCGTGGTTTGGGCCACTCGCCGACCCGCGCCGGTGGGCGAGGTGGAGCCCTCCGCCCCGTTGCTGGATGCCGCGGCGCTTGTCGCCCAGATCGGGGCCGAGGTCCGAGCCCAGGTCGGGACCCAGGTGGCCGAGACGGCGGCCAGCGCCCTGAAGCACAACAACGACCAGTTCCTGACGCTGGCCACCGAGCGAATGGGAGCGGTCCATGAGCAGACCAAGGGCCTGTTGGATCCGTTCAGCGAGCAGATGCGAAAGCTCGGTGAGACCGTAGGCAACCTCCAGACCTCCCACGAGAAGGAGAAGGGGGCGGTAGGTGCTCTGACCCTGCAGCTGGGCCGTCAGATGACGGAGTTGCAGTCCACCACCACCACGCTGACCGAGGCGCTCCGTTCCTCGTCGGCTCGAGGTGCGTGGGGCGAGAACCAACTCCGGAACGTCATCGAGTTGTCCGGGATGGAGCCGTACTGCGACTTCACCGAGCAGGTCACGGCTGAGAATCGGGCTGGTGAGCGGATCCGGCCCGATGTGAAGGTTCGTCTCCCCAACGGTGCCCAACTCTTCGTAGATGCCAAGGTTCCGCTGGACGCCTACCTCCGTGCCCAGGAGGCCACCGATCCGGCGGTGGTCGAGACCGAGCTCAAGGCCCATGCCAAGGCGCTCGAGGCACACGTCGGCGCCCTAGCTGGGAAGAAGTACTGGGAGGCGGACGGTGAGCCGTCTCCCGAGTTCGTCGTGTTGTTCGTGCCCGGTGAGTCGTTTCTGGCTGACGCCCTGCGTGCCGAGCCGGGTCTCCTTCAAAAGGCCATGAACCAGCGGGTCCTACTGGCCTCGCCGGTGAACCTGCTGGCCCTGTTGTGGGCAGTGGCTGGGGGCTGGCAGCAGGCCCGTCTGGCCGAGAACGCGCGGGACATCGCCGAACTGGGCACCGAGCTCTACGACCGGGTGGGCACCTTGCTCGACCACGTGGACAAGACGGGTCGTGGCCTGGGGACGGCGATCGGCGCCTACAACAAGCTGGTCGGCTCGATCGACGACCGTCTTCTGCCCACTATGCGGAAGTTCCCCGAACTGGGCGTGGGTAGTGATGCGCTCAGCTCACCACCCGACATCGAGGTGGCACCGAGAGATCTACGGGCTGGTGAACTCCCGTCAGCTGTTGAAGGAGCCGGGGGGGACGAAACAAGAGTCTGA
- a CDS encoding phosphotransferase family protein: MVGLGGTLDDTGGLLDWPALQVWLASSSAPGNGPVVAFQELAGGTQNHLFHLTREDGTAMVLRRPPRHPRPNSNETMLREARVLAALSGSDVPHPAFLAVCDDPSVIGTCFHLGEVVDGFNPGSGLEGRYDDPRWQHAFGLSMVDAIAALAAVEPSAVGLGDLGRPVGWLERQVPRWRSLLESYAETEGYAGPNLPDVDRVGIWLDEHRPREATIRIIHGDFHLANVMARRDRPEVAAIVDWELTTSGDPRLDIAWLLATSQGIGSFHASAPGFPHWRELADRYADRTGLPLEDLSWWWTLACYKLGIILEGTNARAAAGRAPAETGRDLHDRAVQLLTMAGRLVDGIVL; the protein is encoded by the coding sequence ATGGTTGGACTCGGGGGAACGTTGGACGATACAGGTGGGCTCCTCGACTGGCCGGCCTTACAGGTCTGGCTCGCCAGTAGCTCAGCGCCGGGCAATGGCCCAGTGGTGGCCTTCCAGGAACTGGCGGGCGGCACCCAGAACCACCTCTTCCACCTGACCCGCGAGGATGGGACGGCGATGGTCCTTCGACGGCCGCCCCGGCATCCCCGGCCGAACAGCAACGAGACGATGCTTCGGGAGGCCCGGGTGCTGGCCGCCCTGTCAGGAAGCGACGTCCCCCACCCGGCGTTTCTCGCTGTGTGCGACGACCCGTCGGTGATCGGAACGTGCTTCCACCTCGGCGAGGTCGTTGACGGCTTCAACCCTGGGTCAGGCTTGGAAGGGCGGTACGACGACCCGCGCTGGCAGCATGCTTTTGGCTTGTCGATGGTCGACGCCATCGCGGCGCTGGCCGCCGTGGAGCCGTCGGCCGTCGGGCTCGGGGACCTCGGGCGCCCCGTTGGCTGGCTTGAGCGACAAGTTCCCCGATGGCGATCTTTACTCGAGTCGTACGCGGAGACAGAGGGCTACGCCGGTCCGAACCTTCCTGACGTCGACCGGGTGGGGATCTGGCTAGACGAGCACCGCCCGCGCGAGGCAACTATCCGGATCATCCACGGGGACTTTCACCTGGCGAACGTGATGGCCCGACGCGACCGTCCGGAGGTGGCGGCCATTGTCGACTGGGAACTCACGACCTCAGGGGACCCGCGCCTTGACATCGCCTGGCTGTTGGCTACCTCTCAAGGCATCGGCTCGTTCCACGCTAGTGCCCCCGGATTCCCCCACTGGCGGGAACTCGCAGACCGGTATGCCGACCGAACGGGCCTCCCCCTTGAAGATCTGTCCTGGTGGTGGACGCTGGCGTGCTACAAGCTCGGCATCATCCTTGAGGGAACCAACGCCCGGGCGGCAGCCGGACGCGCACCAGCTGAGACTGGTCGCGATCTCCACGACCGCGCTGTCCAACTCCTCACCATGGCAGGCCGGTTGGTCGACGGGATCGTGCTGTGA
- a CDS encoding nitrilase-related carbon-nitrogen hydrolase, with translation MASEVRAAMVQTGWTGDKESMIELHEKYLAEAAEAGARVMCFQELFYGPYFCQVQDAAFYDYAEAIPDGPTTKRFQELAAKYGMVLILPMYEKEQEGLLYNTAAVIDADGSYLGKYRKTHLPQVKGFWEKFYFRPGNLGYPVFETAVGRVGVYICYDRHFPEGWRALGLNGAQMVFNPSATSRGLSAYLWKLEQPASAAANMYFVGAINRVGIEDLGENDFYGTTYFVDPRGQFVGDVCSDQAEELIVRDLDLDLVDEVRNQWAFYRDRRPDMYDPLTRA, from the coding sequence GTGGCGAGCGAAGTACGGGCAGCGATGGTCCAGACGGGCTGGACCGGCGATAAGGAGTCGATGATCGAGCTCCATGAGAAGTACCTAGCTGAGGCCGCTGAGGCCGGTGCTCGGGTCATGTGCTTCCAGGAACTCTTCTACGGCCCTTATTTCTGTCAGGTCCAAGACGCCGCCTTCTACGACTACGCCGAGGCCATCCCCGACGGCCCTACCACCAAGCGGTTCCAGGAACTGGCGGCCAAGTACGGCATGGTGCTGATCCTGCCTATGTACGAAAAGGAGCAGGAGGGCCTGCTCTACAACACCGCGGCGGTCATCGACGCCGACGGCTCCTACCTCGGCAAGTACCGGAAGACCCACCTCCCCCAGGTCAAGGGCTTCTGGGAGAAGTTCTACTTCCGCCCCGGGAATCTTGGGTACCCGGTGTTTGAGACCGCCGTGGGTCGGGTCGGCGTCTACATCTGCTACGACCGCCACTTCCCCGAGGGGTGGCGGGCCCTGGGCCTGAACGGTGCCCAGATGGTGTTCAACCCGTCGGCTACCAGCCGGGGCCTGTCGGCCTACCTGTGGAAGCTCGAGCAGCCGGCGTCGGCAGCCGCCAACATGTACTTCGTGGGGGCCATCAACCGGGTGGGCATCGAGGACCTGGGCGAGAACGACTTCTACGGGACCACCTACTTCGTCGACCCCCGGGGCCAGTTCGTGGGCGACGTGTGCTCCGACCAAGCCGAGGAACTCATCGTGCGGGACCTCGACCTGGACCTGGTCGACGAGGTTCGCAACCAGTGGGCCTTCTACCGGGATCGCCGACCCGACATGTACGACCCGCTGACCCGGGCCTGA
- a CDS encoding aspartate aminotransferase family protein: MTTNAELLSRHRAVLPNWLSLYYDPPISFDRGQGRHVYDVEGNCYLDFFGGILTTSLGYDIPEITKAVQEQAPKTFHTSTLYLSESMIELAELISELSGIPDAKVFFTTSGTEANDAALMLATVARRSNQILALRNSYHGRSFTTIAITAQRSWSPTSVSGMSVNYVHGGYRLRSPFRHLDDEAYTDACVDDLNQVFDMMTSGDVAAMIAEPIQGVGGFATPPDGFFAPIKKELENRGVLFISDEVQTGWGRTGQHFWGYQAHGITPDILTFAKGVGNGLSLGGVIAGAELMDSLPGNSISTFGGNPMSSVGALATIRYMLEHDIQGHALRMGERLVGHLQPAVDASDVVVELRGRGLMLAIETVQPGTIEPNGDAAGRIMEQARNAGLLVGKGGLYGNVIRIAPPMTVTEAEIDEAGTTLAGIIERLG, from the coding sequence ATGACCACTAACGCCGAACTCCTGAGCCGACACCGGGCAGTCCTACCGAACTGGCTGTCGCTCTACTACGACCCCCCGATCTCGTTCGACCGCGGCCAAGGTCGTCACGTCTATGACGTGGAGGGGAACTGCTACCTCGACTTCTTCGGCGGGATCCTCACCACCAGCCTCGGCTACGACATCCCTGAGATCACGAAGGCCGTGCAAGAACAGGCGCCGAAGACGTTCCACACCTCGACGCTCTACTTGTCCGAGTCGATGATCGAGTTGGCCGAACTCATCTCAGAACTCTCAGGCATCCCCGACGCCAAGGTGTTCTTCACCACTTCGGGTACTGAGGCCAACGACGCTGCACTGATGCTGGCCACCGTGGCTCGTCGCTCCAACCAGATCCTGGCCCTGCGCAACAGCTACCACGGACGGTCGTTCACGACGATCGCCATCACCGCCCAGAGGTCGTGGTCACCGACCAGCGTCAGTGGCATGTCGGTCAACTACGTGCACGGTGGCTATCGCCTCCGCAGCCCGTTCCGCCATCTCGACGACGAGGCTTACACCGACGCCTGCGTAGACGACCTGAACCAGGTCTTCGACATGATGACCTCGGGCGACGTGGCCGCCATGATCGCCGAGCCCATTCAGGGTGTCGGCGGTTTCGCTACGCCCCCCGACGGCTTCTTCGCTCCGATCAAGAAGGAACTCGAGAACCGTGGCGTCCTCTTCATCTCCGACGAGGTCCAGACCGGGTGGGGCCGCACCGGTCAGCACTTCTGGGGCTACCAGGCCCACGGGATCACGCCCGACATCCTCACCTTTGCCAAAGGTGTCGGCAACGGCCTGTCCCTCGGCGGTGTGATCGCCGGCGCCGAACTCATGGACTCGCTGCCCGGCAACTCGATCTCCACATTCGGTGGGAACCCGATGAGCAGCGTCGGGGCGCTGGCGACGATCCGGTACATGCTGGAACACGACATCCAGGGCCATGCGCTGCGGATGGGAGAGCGTCTCGTCGGGCATCTGCAACCCGCGGTCGATGCCTCAGACGTGGTTGTCGAGTTGAGGGGCAGGGGCCTGATGCTGGCCATCGAGACCGTGCAGCCGGGCACCATCGAGCCCAACGGCGACGCCGCCGGCCGGATCATGGAGCAGGCTCGGAACGCCGGCCTGTTGGTGGGCAAGGGCGGCCTGTATGGCAACGTGATTCGCATAGCGCCGCCCATGACGGTGACAGAGGCCGAGATCGACGAGGCGGGCACCACGCTGGCCGGGATCATCGAACGCCTGGGCTGA
- the hydA gene encoding dihydropyrimidinase, with product MTTLIKNGTVVSATGRHAAEVLVDGTTIAAVLQPGSTMAVSAESGADRVVDATGKFVVPGGIDCHTHMELPFGGTFASDTFEIGTRAAAWGGTTTIIDFAVQKTGENVRDSLEAWQAKADGQCAVDYAFHMILGGVDDAALKEMDALVDEGITSFKLFMAYPGVFYSDDGQILRAMQKAANNGALITMHAENGIAIDVLAEQAAARGQTDPVYHGITRPSRMEGEATNRAIQLALVAGAPVYFVHLSASEALERVAEARDAGHNVFAETCPQYLYLNLEDHLGAPGFAGAGYVCSPPLRTKEHTHHKDLWRGLRTNDLAIVATDHCPFCMKDQKELGKDDFRAIPNGIGGVEHRMDLIYQGVAMGELSLERWVETCSTTPARMFGIYPQKGVIAPGSDADIVLYDPEARTEISVDTHHMSMDYSAYEGYSIDGKVDTVMSKGRILIEDGEYHGAKGHGAYLRRGLSTYLQ from the coding sequence ATGACGACGCTCATCAAGAACGGCACGGTGGTCAGTGCCACCGGTCGCCACGCGGCCGAGGTGCTGGTCGACGGGACCACGATCGCCGCCGTGCTCCAACCGGGGTCGACCATGGCCGTCTCGGCCGAGTCGGGTGCCGACCGGGTCGTGGACGCCACCGGGAAGTTCGTGGTGCCCGGCGGGATTGACTGCCACACCCACATGGAGCTCCCGTTCGGAGGCACGTTCGCCAGCGACACGTTCGAGATCGGCACCCGGGCCGCCGCGTGGGGCGGCACCACCACCATCATCGACTTCGCCGTCCAGAAGACCGGTGAGAACGTGCGGGACAGCCTCGAGGCGTGGCAGGCCAAGGCCGACGGCCAGTGCGCCGTGGACTACGCCTTCCACATGATCTTGGGAGGCGTCGACGACGCGGCGCTCAAGGAGATGGACGCCCTGGTCGACGAGGGCATCACCAGCTTCAAGCTATTCATGGCCTACCCGGGCGTCTTCTACAGCGATGATGGCCAGATCCTGCGGGCCATGCAGAAGGCGGCCAACAATGGCGCGCTGATCACCATGCACGCCGAGAACGGCATCGCCATTGACGTGCTGGCCGAACAGGCCGCGGCCCGGGGTCAGACCGATCCCGTGTACCACGGCATCACCCGGCCCTCTCGCATGGAGGGCGAGGCCACCAATCGGGCCATTCAACTGGCCTTGGTAGCCGGAGCGCCCGTCTACTTCGTCCACCTCTCGGCCAGCGAGGCCCTTGAGAGGGTGGCCGAGGCTCGCGATGCCGGACACAACGTGTTCGCCGAGACATGCCCCCAGTACCTGTACCTGAATCTGGAGGATCACCTCGGGGCTCCCGGTTTCGCTGGTGCCGGCTATGTCTGTTCACCCCCGCTGCGAACGAAGGAACACACCCATCACAAGGATCTGTGGAGGGGTCTGCGGACCAACGACCTGGCCATCGTGGCCACCGACCACTGCCCGTTCTGCATGAAGGACCAGAAGGAGCTTGGAAAGGACGACTTCCGGGCCATCCCCAACGGGATCGGCGGCGTGGAGCACCGGATGGACCTCATCTACCAGGGTGTGGCCATGGGTGAGTTGAGTCTGGAGCGGTGGGTGGAGACGTGTTCGACCACGCCGGCCCGCATGTTTGGCATCTATCCGCAGAAAGGGGTGATCGCGCCGGGTTCGGACGCCGACATCGTTCTGTACGACCCGGAGGCCAGGACCGAGATCTCAGTCGACACCCATCACATGAGCATGGACTACTCGGCCTATGAGGGGTATTCGATCGACGGCAAGGTCGACACGGTGATGTCCAAGGGACGGATCCTGATCGAGGACGGTGAGTACCACGGGGCCAAGGGTCACGGGGCTTACCTCCGACGCGGCCTGTCGACCTATCTCCAGTAG
- a CDS encoding CoA-acylating methylmalonate-semialdehyde dehydrogenase codes for MNEIQHLIDGVASPSTSGNDGPIFDPATGQQTGTVALASVAEVDAAVASARSAFDGWSEVSLARRTKLMYEFRNLLVANADGVAARLSAEHGKVLDDARGEVARGIENVEFACGIADALKGLHSEGASTGVDVYTVRRPLGVVAGITPFNFPAMVPMWMFPNAIACGNTFVLKPSERDPSAPLFIAELFQEAGFPPGVLNVVNGDKVAVDRLVEHPDVKAVSFVGSTPIARYVYASATANGKRAQAMGGAKNHMIVLPDADLEMAADAAVSAAYGSAGERCMAISVVVAVGDAGDRLVEAIRVRMEKLVIGPGTDPASEMGPLITREARDRVAGYIQAGADAGCRVVVDGRDQVFDGDGFFLGVSLLDHVTTDMSVYTDEIFGPVLSVVRADSYAEGAQMIRDNPFGNGAAIFTRDGGAARQFQQDADAGMVGINVPIPVPVGYHSFGGWNDSAFGDHTIYGPEGLRFYTRPKVITSRWPDPSTSGVDLGFPRND; via the coding sequence ATGAACGAGATCCAGCACCTGATCGACGGGGTCGCGTCGCCGTCTACGTCCGGCAATGACGGTCCGATCTTCGATCCGGCTACCGGTCAACAGACCGGGACGGTCGCCCTGGCCTCGGTGGCCGAGGTGGATGCCGCGGTGGCCTCGGCCCGGAGCGCCTTTGATGGTTGGAGCGAGGTGTCACTGGCCCGCCGCACCAAGTTGATGTACGAGTTCCGCAACCTGCTGGTGGCCAACGCCGACGGGGTGGCGGCACGGTTGTCTGCCGAGCACGGCAAGGTGCTCGACGACGCCCGCGGCGAGGTGGCCCGAGGCATCGAGAACGTTGAGTTCGCCTGCGGCATCGCCGATGCACTCAAGGGCCTCCATAGTGAGGGCGCCAGCACAGGTGTGGACGTCTACACCGTGCGCCGGCCCCTTGGGGTGGTGGCAGGGATTACCCCGTTCAACTTCCCGGCCATGGTCCCCATGTGGATGTTCCCCAACGCCATTGCCTGTGGGAACACTTTTGTCCTCAAGCCATCTGAGCGTGATCCCTCAGCACCTCTGTTCATCGCCGAGCTCTTCCAGGAAGCAGGCTTCCCCCCTGGCGTGTTGAACGTGGTCAATGGCGACAAGGTGGCTGTCGACCGCCTGGTCGAGCATCCTGATGTGAAGGCGGTGAGCTTCGTCGGGTCCACACCTATCGCCCGGTATGTGTACGCCTCGGCGACCGCCAACGGCAAGCGGGCTCAGGCCATGGGCGGGGCCAAGAACCACATGATCGTGCTTCCCGACGCCGACCTGGAGATGGCGGCCGATGCGGCGGTGTCGGCGGCCTACGGGTCGGCCGGCGAGCGGTGCATGGCCATCTCGGTGGTCGTCGCCGTTGGCGACGCGGGGGACCGGCTAGTCGAGGCCATCCGGGTCCGTATGGAGAAGTTGGTCATCGGTCCGGGGACCGACCCTGCATCGGAGATGGGTCCGCTCATCACCCGGGAGGCTCGCGACCGGGTGGCCGGCTACATCCAGGCGGGTGCCGATGCCGGCTGTCGGGTAGTAGTCGACGGTCGGGACCAGGTATTTGACGGCGACGGTTTCTTCCTCGGCGTGTCGCTGCTTGACCACGTCACCACCGACATGAGCGTCTACACCGACGAGATCTTCGGTCCGGTGCTGTCGGTGGTGCGGGCCGACTCGTATGCCGAGGGTGCCCAGATGATCCGCGACAACCCCTTTGGGAACGGGGCGGCCATTTTCACCCGGGACGGTGGGGCGGCCCGCCAGTTCCAGCAGGACGCGGACGCCGGAATGGTCGGCATCAACGTGCCCATCCCGGTGCCTGTCGGCTACCACTCGTTCGGAGGGTGGAACGATTCGGCGTTCGGCGACCACACCATCTACGGGCCGGAGGGGCTGCGGTTCTACACCCGACCCAAGGTGATCACCAGTCGGTGGCCCGACCCGTCGACCAGCGGCGTCGACCTCGGCTTCCCCCGTAACGACTGA
- a CDS encoding TIGR03842 family LLM class F420-dependent oxidoreductase produces MDFGVVLQTDPPAWRVVELARQAETLGFTHAYTFDSHVLWQEPFVIYSAMLAATKKMVVGPMVTNPGTRDWTVIASLFATLNDMYGERTVCAIGRGDSAMRVIGRKPCNLATLEESMGVIKGLAEGGTAEYNGTTQTFPWRNGGSLPMWMAAYGPKALDLCGRKADGFVLQLADPQIAEWTIAAVKQAAADAGRDPESLTITVVAPAYVGDDLAHQRDQVRWFGGMVGNHVADLVGRYGADGSAVPQALTEYIEGRKGYDYTEHGRAGNEHTDFVPDEVIDRFCILGDENAHIARLRELESLGVDQFAIYLMHDQKDETLDAYGRKIIPALAR; encoded by the coding sequence ATGGACTTTGGAGTGGTTCTGCAGACGGACCCTCCGGCATGGCGCGTGGTCGAGTTGGCCCGCCAAGCCGAGACCCTCGGGTTCACCCACGCGTACACATTCGACAGTCACGTCCTGTGGCAGGAACCGTTCGTGATCTACAGCGCCATGCTGGCAGCCACCAAGAAGATGGTGGTCGGCCCCATGGTGACCAACCCGGGCACCCGGGACTGGACGGTCATCGCCTCGCTGTTCGCCACCCTCAACGACATGTACGGCGAGCGCACGGTGTGCGCCATTGGCCGGGGCGATTCAGCCATGCGGGTCATCGGTCGCAAGCCCTGCAATCTCGCCACCCTTGAGGAGTCCATGGGGGTCATCAAGGGCCTGGCCGAGGGCGGCACCGCCGAGTACAACGGCACCACTCAGACCTTCCCGTGGCGCAATGGCGGCTCGCTACCTATGTGGATGGCCGCCTACGGGCCGAAGGCGCTTGATCTCTGCGGCCGGAAGGCCGACGGCTTTGTACTCCAGTTGGCCGACCCGCAGATCGCCGAGTGGACCATTGCCGCCGTGAAGCAGGCCGCGGCCGATGCCGGGCGAGACCCCGAATCGCTGACCATCACCGTGGTTGCTCCGGCCTACGTCGGCGATGACCTCGCCCACCAGCGCGACCAGGTGCGTTGGTTCGGAGGGATGGTCGGCAACCACGTAGCCGACCTCGTTGGCCGGTACGGCGCCGACGGGTCGGCGGTGCCCCAGGCTCTGACCGAATACATCGAGGGTCGGAAGGGCTACGACTACACGGAACACGGCCGGGCCGGCAACGAGCACACCGACTTCGTACCCGACGAAGTGATCGACCGGTTCTGCATCCTCGGCGATGAGAATGCCCACATCGCTCGGCTCCGCGAACTCGAGAGCCTCGGCGTGGACCAGTTCGCCATCTACCTAATGCACGACCAGAAGGACGAGACCCTTGACGCATACGGCCGGAAAATTATCCCGGCTCTAGCCCGTTAA
- a CDS encoding amino acid synthesis family protein has product MTTLLFRQRKIHVVVEETRHDFGPSPSRPALKGAAAAVVSNPFVGGYVADLSPAEEELRDLGHQLGELLVGHLGGDPHAIDSYGKGAIVGAAGEIEHGAMWHIPGGGGMRAALGKGEAIVPSTKKVGPLGARLDVPLTHLEWSYVGSHYDAIEVGVPDAPRPDELVLILAMAIGGRINARLAGGFTLDDRGQPGVPA; this is encoded by the coding sequence GTGACCACCTTGTTATTTAGGCAAAGAAAGATCCATGTCGTGGTCGAAGAAACCCGCCACGACTTCGGCCCGTCACCAAGTCGGCCCGCGTTGAAAGGGGCCGCCGCTGCTGTTGTGAGCAATCCATTCGTTGGTGGCTATGTAGCCGATCTGAGCCCTGCTGAGGAGGAACTACGCGACCTGGGCCATCAGTTGGGTGAGTTGCTTGTTGGGCATCTAGGTGGCGATCCTCACGCTATTGACAGCTATGGCAAAGGAGCGATCGTCGGGGCAGCGGGGGAGATCGAACACGGCGCCATGTGGCACATCCCTGGTGGCGGCGGGATGAGGGCTGCCCTCGGAAAGGGAGAGGCCATCGTCCCGTCCACCAAGAAAGTAGGACCGCTCGGAGCAAGGCTAGACGTCCCCCTTACCCATCTTGAGTGGTCTTACGTCGGAAGCCATTACGACGCAATCGAAGTAGGAGTTCCAGACGCACCACGGCCGGATGAGTTGGTACTGATCCTTGCCATGGCAATTGGTGGACGGATAAATGCACGCCTTGCCGGAGGTTTCACCCTGGATGACCGGGGTCAACCCGGCGTGCCGGCATGA
- a CDS encoding NAD(P)-dependent oxidoreductase → MRVACLGLGRMGWHIAGHLADHSDAHDLAVFDVVDGLTGRWVEEHNGTEADSVESAVTGAEFIVTSLPSDRELAEVATEVLPAIAEGAIWIDHSTTSAQIACELGSGMSAVGGHFLDGPVSGGVDGARRGALSVMVGGDESAFARVEPLVEIYASRVRHMGPVGAGQLTKMTNQICVVGLCQALAEGLDFASRAGLDVENVVEAMLQGSSTSWQMENRADKMLAGEYDFGFSTALMRKDIGLVLEEAASMGVSLPITALVGQFLADVDAMGGTTWDWCSLMERQRRFAPANLPPNNADGR, encoded by the coding sequence ATGAGGGTCGCGTGCCTTGGCCTTGGGCGCATGGGTTGGCACATCGCTGGACATCTGGCCGACCACAGCGATGCCCATGATTTAGCGGTTTTCGATGTCGTCGATGGCCTTACAGGCCGGTGGGTCGAAGAGCACAACGGCACGGAGGCCGACTCAGTGGAGTCGGCAGTCACTGGTGCGGAGTTCATCGTCACCTCGCTGCCGTCAGACAGGGAGTTGGCGGAAGTCGCGACAGAGGTTCTGCCCGCCATCGCTGAAGGGGCAATCTGGATCGATCACTCCACGACCTCTGCCCAGATTGCTTGCGAGTTAGGAAGCGGCATGTCCGCGGTTGGCGGCCACTTTCTTGACGGGCCTGTCTCCGGTGGTGTCGATGGAGCGCGCCGGGGGGCGCTCTCGGTCATGGTTGGTGGTGATGAAAGCGCATTTGCCAGAGTTGAGCCCTTAGTAGAGATCTACGCCTCTCGGGTACGACACATGGGTCCGGTTGGCGCAGGCCAACTGACCAAGATGACGAATCAGATCTGTGTGGTCGGGTTATGTCAGGCACTTGCCGAAGGTCTGGACTTTGCCTCTCGGGCTGGACTCGATGTCGAAAATGTGGTCGAGGCGATGTTGCAAGGTTCCTCAACTTCCTGGCAGATGGAAAATCGGGCCGACAAGATGCTGGCCGGTGAATACGACTTTGGCTTCTCCACCGCGCTGATGCGAAAGGACATAGGACTTGTTCTCGAGGAGGCCGCTTCCATGGGTGTTTCACTTCCGATCACCGCATTGGTGGGCCAGTTCCTGGCTGATGTGGACGCCATGGGGGGAACCACTTGGGACTGGTGCAGCTTGATGGAGAGACAACGGCGATTCGCCCCCGCGAATCTGCCACCGAACAATGCAGATGGCCGTTGA
- a CDS encoding ABC transporter permease subunit gives MARGGKWLRVATTVLAAVVLLFGIWEGYKWVGQQTGDYWPGTSIELPASTDDLTMPHAMDIANELFEEVRDGRARLPLFLFLLKKGWFTLQEAAIGFTLGLTVGLGLAILMLRWRVAERGLLPWINVSQTIPLIALAPIIVTWGRQQDLPDMLSISLIAAYLTFFPVAVSALRGLQSPDSAHVELMRSYAAPWRTTLVKLRLPAARAYLFPALKIAATLSVVGAIVGEISIGTKTGLGRAILEYAQRYAVSPERLYASVIGAAVLGLLVFGLVSLAEWIVVRRTGEVTS, from the coding sequence ATGGCACGCGGCGGAAAGTGGCTTCGTGTGGCCACGACCGTGCTTGCCGCAGTCGTCCTCCTATTCGGCATATGGGAGGGCTACAAGTGGGTTGGTCAACAGACCGGTGACTACTGGCCCGGCACTTCAATCGAGCTCCCAGCGTCAACCGATGACCTCACCATGCCCCACGCAATGGACATCGCTAACGAACTGTTCGAAGAGGTTCGAGATGGCCGGGCCCGTTTGCCGCTGTTCCTATTCCTGCTGAAGAAGGGTTGGTTCACCCTTCAGGAGGCGGCCATCGGGTTCACCCTTGGTCTGACAGTCGGCCTCGGTCTGGCCATCCTCATGCTCCGTTGGCGGGTTGCCGAACGCGGGCTGCTGCCGTGGATCAACGTGTCCCAGACGATTCCACTGATCGCGTTAGCACCGATCATCGTGACCTGGGGGCGCCAGCAGGACCTACCCGACATGCTCTCGATCTCACTGATCGCTGCCTACCTAACTTTCTTCCCGGTTGCCGTCAGCGCTCTTCGGGGCCTGCAGTCCCCCGATTCTGCCCATGTGGAGCTCATGCGTTCCTACGCAGCGCCCTGGCGGACCACCCTCGTCAAACTGAGGCTTCCTGCTGCACGTGCCTATCTGTTTCCTGCATTGAAGATTGCAGCAACGCTCAGCGTTGTTGGGGCCATCGTTGGTGAGATCTCCATCGGCACCAAGACCGGTCTGGGACGGGCGATCCTTGAATACGCGCAGCGCTACGCCGTCTCGCCTGAGCGGCTCTACGCGTCCGTGATTGGTGCAGCGGTTCTTGGCCTCTTGGTTTTTGGACTGGTCTCCCTGGCCGAATGGATCGTGGTGCGACGCACCGGTGAGGTCACATCATGA